Proteins co-encoded in one Fusarium fujikuroi IMI 58289 draft genome, chromosome FFUJ_chr06 genomic window:
- a CDS encoding related to tol protein: protein MAESTTSAVSPEFCQECDALLCGNWIKISDSQMSDGAEYRHHDSTKSLLECSRRTSCAICKELSWPQTLDCTSPVTFTAEIGRDGGTILFWAGSRNFHTFILYPERDLSNLIIPIGPGSRGTLSETGKAFIRENLESCQNKHEICRASRLGSTTLPSRLIDVGTTPTSSVRVINTKDISIGPYATLSHCWGDLKFVQLTKDTMPTLNNGINTATLPTTFKHAVEVVRFIGLQYLWIDSLCILQDSPQDWETESSNMGSIYRNAYVNIAASSSRDSNGGLFFYRDTSNPKSQIRQAIPVTLGPANDNKGIQPEKYYLVDQRLWGSAMASPLNERAWVMQERLLSPRILHFTQERIYWECLEEKSWEGLSSLPGNLIRQTSTLLLRTEVDITYLKNIVLSEATGTGSTDWYQKVYVAWGQLVEQYSKCRLTKEGDKLIAVHGLINRLKDAINDDCHAGHWKSQMPASLCWHVNWGHPDAFKAPFSHRRPHEWLAPSWSWAAMKVPVCCRIPVDGISLIDIVTIKTSCLSNGKLQYRQLRLRGALYTAVVDKGTGCWISDFEEGHEHILIERISLCADGLYFDDSPSGTTHFFILPVVERRETLDEFNYLFYCLMLEPARTGRGVFVRKGVAMLRLKESYQDTFSSLAPASCCTIESKGWNMNIIDLL from the exons ATGGCAGAAAGTACTACCTCTGCTGTATCACCTGAATTCTGTCAGGAATGCGATGCTTTGCTCTGTGGAAACTGGATAAAAATCTCTGATAGCCAAATGAGCGACGGGGCAGAGTACCGACACCATGACTCCACCAAATCTCTCCTGGAGtgttcaagaagaacatcctGTGCTATCTGCAAGGAGCTTAGTTGGCCACAAACCCTCGATTGTACGTCGCCGGTGACCTTTACGGCAGAGATTGGTCGCGACGGAGGCACAATTCTTTTCTGGGCTGGTAGCCGCAATTTCCACACCTTTATTCTCTACCCGGAAAGAG ATCTATCCAACCTCATCATTCCTATTGGGCCGGGAAGTCGAGGCACATTATCTGAGACTGgtaaagcttttataagaGAGAACCTAGAGTCTTGCCAAAACAAACACGAGATATGTCGAGCTTCGCGACTTGGGAGCACGACACTTCCTAGTCGATTGATAGACGTGGGTACTACCCCCACGTCTTCTGTGAGAGTCATCAACACAAAGGACATATCAATCGGACCCTACGCCACCCTTAGTCATTGCTGGGGTGATCTCAAGTTCGTTCAGCTTACTAAGGACACTATGCCAACACTTAACAATGGGATAAACACTGCAACGCTGCCGACTACCTTCAAGCACGCCGTCGAAGTCGTGCGCTTTATTGGTTTGCAGTACTTGTGGATCGACAGTCTTTGCATTTTGCAGGACTCGCCTCAGGACTGGGAAACTGAGTCATCTAACATGGGAAGCATCTACCGGAATGCGTATGTCAACATTGCTGCTTCGAGTTCAAGGGACAGTAACGGTGGTCTCTTCTTCTACCGTGATACCAGCAACCCCAAGAGCCAGATTAGACAGGCCATTCCAGTAACTCTAGGACCTGCCAATGACAATAAGGGCATCCAACCTGAGAAATATTATCTGGTAGATCAACGCCTATGGGGGTCGGCTATGGCAAGTCCGCTTAATGAGAGAGCCTGGGTGATGCAGGAGCGGCTGCTCTCGCCGCGCATCCTTCATTTTACCCAGGAAAGGATATACTGGGAATGCCTCGAAGAAAAGTCATGGGAAGGACTTTCAAGTCTTCCAGGAAATCTCATTCGGCAGACGTCAACGCTTCTATTGCGAACCGAAGTCGACATCACGTACCTAAAGAATATTGTGCTTTCGGAGGCCACAGGCACAGGTTCCACGGACTGGTATCAAAAGGTTTACGTTGCATGGGGGCAACTCGTTGAGCAGTACTCAAAGTGCCGCCTCACAAAGGAAGGAGACAAGTTGATTGCAGTTCATGGACTCATCAACAGACTGAAGGATGCGATTAACGACGACTGCCACGCTGGCCACTGGAAGTCTCAAATGCCTGCATCCCTGTGCTGGCATGTTAATTGGGGCCATCCTGATGCTTTCAAAGCCCCGTTCTCCCATCGTCGGCCCCATGAATGGTTAGCCCCGTCTTGGAGCTGGGCCGCGATGAAAGTGCCAGTCTGCTGCAGGATCCCTGTAGATGGTATCAGCCTTATCgacatcgtcaccatcaAGACCTCATGTCTTAGCAACGGAAAGCTGCAATATAGACAGCTGCGTTTACGCGGGGCACTGTATACAGCAGTGGTTGATAAGGGAACTGGCTGTTGGATAAGTGACTTCGAAGAGGGGCACGAGCACATTCTCATTGAGAGAATTAGCCTCTGCGCGGATGGCCTCTATTTTGACGACTCTCCTTCGGGAACCACGCATTTTTTCATCTTGCCAGTTGTTGAGAGACGCGAAACCCTCGATGAATTCAATTACCTCTTCTACTGTCTCATGCTGGAGCCGGCAAGGACTGGAAGGGGAGTCTTTGTGCGAAAAGGGGTCGCGATGTTAAGACTGAAAGAGTCTTATCAAGACACATTCTCTAGCCTTGCACCAGCCTCTTGCTGTACAATAGAGAGCAAGGGATGGAATATGAATATTATTGATCTCCTCTGA